A portion of the Gossypium arboreum isolate Shixiya-1 chromosome 8, ASM2569848v2, whole genome shotgun sequence genome contains these proteins:
- the LOC108469588 gene encoding mediator of RNA polymerase II transcription subunit 13 isoform X1, with the protein MWTNVFRIGGLSQVSWFQFHPVESDLSSLPDKRIKVEQKDAATLLVLSSHLQLQKEGFLSAWTNSFVGPWDPSQGLHNPDEKIKLWLFIPGRHASVVDSAQSAVSRLRVVASGLWLAPGDSEEVAAALSQALRNRIERALLGLSYMRFGDVFSRYHPPQIEESIRRAQPTIEFIFAATEESIFVHAIISSKHIRTLSAGDIEKVLEHSSNNTSYLLPVIISPHGMCGKLTGCCPNDLVKQVYFSNSGKIGLPHRTSQSSGCQLRGQNCYVKVSLGCSKSRGDKSLNPNPDYIRNLPKHQSTEAYAMGRVDQKGPLGLLSVHEKTFIYPPEAVLVPVLQTSFARSSLRRFWLQNWIGPSLAGSSFFRHCDGNLDILEKSWAEFSGIHTQHCYISSSNSNNSSISSLSSSSSDSVTTGARDLEADADSSCRQSGLSSNDQMETDCLKMGSKRPRIGMTESYGQAGTVTNAPTEDVYKSNIRSMEVNRSVITGVGNDQIGSNWDWDDDDRGIVMDIQSLLSEFGDFGDFFENDVLPFGEPPGTAESSAIMFGASDCGDVGSSPAGVMDTSDQMLLPVGLPSFDSFNPPLPVVTEEFLSKSQEVTNSAVTSGPSNQTPASSTGEFDHLMKAEALMTFAVEYGAVETPASDSSSVFRNPYLPKSRKVESSNSSQSNYKYAATPPSFPCFGGLDEKTGMPMNLKAHPGGHDSNAMLQLKKYYTHVETREERYSRRLLTHNDSNATNEMSGTSQFGNLYSINSDKSASRKMTQGVFGGERILLSMKTVLGTEVECSMFQASMLRMRHILLSPTSPATISLSRPTASSVLNQLPDDPSTMADNLSSRYEVKKESIPFKSAGDIDGVMLDGHLNAPVGVWRTVGAPKVSKLATSSIEASPSLTHNLYNEESMLSYGQSQPLQELLDGIPLLVQQATSFVDLALDADGGDCPYSWLALQEHWRRGFCCGPSMVHAGCGGTLASCHSLDIAGVELVDPLSANIHASSVISLLHSDIKSALKSAFGSLDGPLSVTDWCRGRGQSGDVGASADGSSTESNISECRDSSSTVTLSVGEAVSPSQTSVGGSSYLKDGGKVDETSQRRLNQETSGSELEQQQSSRLRPTLFVLPSPALLVGYQDDWLKTSGNSLQLWEKAPLEPYALPKPINYSVICPDIDPLTSAAADFFQQLGIVYETCKLGTHSPQSLGNQMEIDSGKWFSSGFVLLDCPQSMKIESSNASLLGSISDFFLSLSNGWDMTCYLKSLSKALKALKIGQFLFTNQKEGISSPCLVIYVVCPFPEPTAVLKTVIESSIAVGSIILPSDRDKRSLLHSQIGKALSSSAAADEASVSNIPVVSGFSVPKVVVQIVTVDAIFRVTSPPFNELVILKEMAFTVYNKARRISRGSMNDLALSSSLSRSHSVLTPMTSIPTMWKDSVGSRIPGSSITREGEIDSSLRGGAWENSWQTRTGGLICDPNRNGDFFYPDEVRFMFEPLFILAESGSLEHGVSPTAFGNSTSETSKIVSDESGGGFMQAANSVGTDPGSGSQHVGLEPDGLDSSNQKIPSLHCCYGWTEDWRWLVCIWTDARGELLDCNIFPFGGISSRQDTKGLQCLFVQVLQQGCQILQACTSSDTGVVKPRDFVITHIGSFYELEYLEWQKAIYSVGGSEVKKWPLQLRRSVPDGMPANTNGASLDQQEMSLIQERTLPSSPSPLYSSHTKASFMKGGLGQPAARKQLLSGQTLVDNSRGLLQWVQSISFVSVSVDHSLHLVLQADSPSSGTHSGTGPGQSSYIEGFTPVKSLGSTSASYMLIPSPSMRFLPPTPLQLPTCLTAESPPLAHLLHSKGSAIPLSTGFVVSKAVPSMRKDYRNHPKEEWPSVLSVSLIDYYGGNKVTQDKVIRGIAKQAGRTPSSESRDSEIDNHLILASIAAELHALSWMTVSPGFLDRRTALPFHTDMVLRLRRLLHFAEKELSGQPDKSQV; encoded by the exons ATGTGGACGAATGTTTTTAGAATC GGAGGTCTCAGTCAAGTATCGTGGTTCCAGTTTCACCCTGTTGAATCTGATTTAAGCTCCCTCCCTGACAAAAG AATAAAAGTAGAGCAGAAAGATGCTGCTACATTGTTAGTTCTCTCGTCCCATCTGCAGCTACAGAAGGAGGGATTTCTTAGTGCATGGACCAATTCCTTTGTTGGACCCTGGGATCCATCTCAAGGTCTGCATAATCCAG ATGAGAAGATTAAGCTGTGGCTTTTCATCCCTGGACGTCATGCATCTGTTGTGGACTCTGCTCAATCTGCAGTGTCCAGGTTAAGAG TTGTTGCTTCGGGACTCTGGTTGGCACCTGGTGACTCAGAAGAGGTTGCTGCTGCCCTTTCTCAGGCTTTAAGGAATCGCATAGAAAG GGCACTTTTGGGACTCTCGTACATGAGATTTGGTGATGTATTTTCAAGGTATCATCCTCCACAAATTGAAGAATCTATCAG GAGAGCACAGCCTACAATTGAGTTCATCTTTGCTGCTACAGAAGAATCTATTTTTGTACATGCTATAATATCCTCAAA GCATATCCGGACACTTTCAGCTGGTGATATAGAAAAAGTATTAGAGCATTCTTCTAATAATACCAGTTACCTGCTTCCTG TGATTATTTCCCCACATGGAATGTGTGGAAAACTCACAGGATGTTGTCCAAACGATCTTGTCAAGCAAGTATATTTCAG CAACTCTGGCAAAATTGGTCTACCACACCGTACTTCTCAAAGTTCTGGCTGCCAGTTGAGGGGCCAAAACTGCTATGTTAAAGTTAGTCTTGGATGCTCGAAATCTAGAGGTGACAAGTCACTGAATCCAAACCCTGATTATATCCGGAATTTACCCAAGCACCAGTCTACTGAAGCTTATGCAATGGGAAGAGTTGATCAGAAGGGACCACTAGGTCTCTTATCAGTACATGAGAAGACATTTATTTATCCACCTGAGGCTGTGCTTGTCCCTGTCTTGCAAACATCCTTTGCTAGATCCTCTCTGAGAAG ATTCTGGTTACAAAACTGGATAGGACCTTCATTGGCTGGTTCATCCTTTTTTAGGCATTG TGATGGCAATTTAGATATTCTGGAAAAATCTTGGGCTGAATTCAGTGGAATACACACACAGCATTGCTATATCAGCAGCAGCAATAGTAATAATAGCAGCATAAGTTCCTTAAGTAGTAGTTCCAGTGATAGTGTGACCACAGGAGCTCGTGACCTGGAGGCAGATGCAGATTCGTCCTGTAGACAGTCTGGCTTATCTTCTAATGATCAGATGGAGACTGATTGCCTCAAAATG GGCTCCAAACGGCCACGAATTGGGATGACAGAGTCATATGGTCAAGCAGGTACTGTTACAAATGCTCCAACTGAAGATGTGTATAAGTCTAATATTAGGTCCATGGAAGTTAACAGGTCAGTGATTACAGGTGTCGGAAATGACCAAATTGGGTCTAATTGGGATTGGGATGACGACGACAGGGGAATTGTCATGGATATCCAATCTCTTCTCTCTGAGTTTGGAGACTTTGGGGACTTCTTCGAAAATGATGTACTGCCATTTGGGGAG CCCCCAGGAACTGCAGAGTCATCGGCTATTATGTTTGGTGCTTCAGATTGTGGAGATGTAGGAAGTAGTCCAGCTGGGGTGATGGATACTTCAGATCAGATGCTTTTGCCTGTAGGTCTTCCTTCCTTTGATAGCTTTAATCCACCTCTTCCAGTTGTCACAGAGGAGTTTTTGAGCAAAAGTCAAGAGGTCACAAATAGTGCTGTGACATCTGGTCCATCAAATCAAACTCCAGCTTCTTCTACTGGTGAGTTTGATCATTTAATGAAAGCTGAAGCACTGATGACGTTTGCAGTTGAATATGGAGCTGTAGAAACTCCTGCAAGTGATTCATCATCAGTTTTTAGAAACCCTTATCTCCCGAAGTCTCGTAAAGTGGAGAGTTCTAATTCAAGCCAAAGTAATTACAAATATGCTGCAACGCCTCCTTCTTTCCCTTGCTTTGGTGGATTGGATGAGAAGACTGGTATGCCTATGAATCTGAAGGCCCACCCTGGAGGGCATGATTCAAACGCCATGCTCCAACTGAAGAAATATTACACTCATGTGGAAACTAGGGAAGAGAGATATAGCAGGAGGTTGCTCACACATAATGATAGCAATGCTACAAACGAGATGTCAGGAACATCTCAGTTTGGTAATTTGTATTCAATCAATTCAGATAAGTCGGCAAGCAGGAAAATGACACAAGGTGTATTTGGTGGGGAGCGTATCCTTCTATCTATGAAGACCGTGCTTGGAACTGAAGTGGAATGTTCCATGTTCCAAGCTTCCATGTTAAGGATGAGGCACATACTTCTGTCTCCCACTAGCCCTGCAACTATTAGCTTGAGTAGGCCTACAGCAAGTTCTGTTTTAAACCAGCTTCCTGATGATCCTAGTACCATGGCAGACAATCTATCTAGCCGGTATGAGGTGAAGAAAGAATCTATACCTTTCAAAAGTGCTGGTGATATTGATGGAGTAATGCTAGACGGACACCTTAATGCACCTGTAGGTGTATGGCGCACTGTTGGAGCTCCAAAAGTTTCAAAGCTTGCTACTTCAAGTATTGAAGCTAGTCCATCCTTAACCCATAATTTGTATAATGAGGAAAGTATGCTCTCTTATGGGCAAAGTCAACCACTTCAGGAACTTCTTGATGGCATTCCATTACTAGTCCAGCAAGCTACTTCCtttgttgatttggctttggATGCAGATGGTGGCGACTGTCCTTACAGTTGGCTTGCATTACAAGAGCATTGGAGGCGAGGGTTTTGTTGTGGGCCTTCCATGGTTCATGCAGGTTGTGGGGGGACTTTGGCTTCTTGTCATTCCCTGGACATTGCTGGTGTGGAGTTAGTAGATCCACTTTCTGCTAAT ATTCATGCTTCTTCCGTAATCAGTTTGCTGCACTCTGACATCAAATCAGCCTTAAAATCTGCATTTGGCAGTTTGGATGGTCCTTTGTCTGTCACTGACTGGTGCAGAGGTCGCGGTCAATCAGGTGATGTTGGAGCCTCTGCTGATGGATCATCTACAGAGTCCAATATAAGTGAATGCCGAGATTCTTCAAGTACCGTAACTCTCTCTGTGGGAGAAGCAGTGAGTCCATCCCAAACTTCTGTTGGCGGATCATCTTACCTTAAAG ATGGAGGTAAAGTTGATGAGACCAGCCAAAGGAGATTGAACCAAGAAACCTCTGGTTCTGAGTTAGAGCAACAACAAAGCAGCCGGCTAAGACCAACTCTTTTTGTTCTCCCATCACCTGCCTTACTTGTTGG GTACCAGGATGATTGGCTTAAAACTTCAGGAAACTCTTTGCAGCTTTGGGAAAAGGCTCCTCTTGAGCCATATGCTCTACCAAAACCT ATAAATTATTCTGTTATATGCCCAGATATTGATCCCCTTACTTCTGCTGCTGCTGATTTTTTTCAACAACTAGGAATTG TATATGAGACATGCAAACTGGGAACTCACTCACCTCAGAGTTTGGGAAACCAGATGGAGATTGATTCGGGGAAATGGTTTTCTTCTGGTTTTGTCCTACTTGATTGCCCCCAATCAATGAAGATAGAAAGTAGCAATGCATCTCTCCTGGGATCGATAAGTGATTTTTTTCTCTCTCTGTCAAATGGTTGGGACATGACATGCTATCTCAAATCTCTTTCTAAGGCTCTTAAAGCTTTGAAAATTGGCCAATTTTTGTTCACAAACCAAAAGGAAGGAATAAGCAGCCCATGCTTG GTAATATATGTGGTGTGCCCCTTCCCCGAACCTACTGCAGTCCTAAAAACGGTCATTGAATCTTCTATTGCTGTTGGATCAATTATTCTGCCCTCAGATAGGGATAAGAGATCACTACTGCACAGTCAGATAGGGAAGGCATTAAGCAGCTCAGCAGCTGCGGATGAAGCATCGGTATCAAATATTCCTGTAGTTTCTGGGTTTAGTGTTCCAAAAGTGGTTGTTCAGATCGTAACAGTGGATGCCATTTTTAGGGTTACAAGCCCACCTTTTAATGAACTCGTCATTCTTAAAGAGATGGCTTTCACTGTATACAACAAAGCTCGACGAATTTCACGAGGATCCATGAATGATCTGGCTCTTTCATCATCATTATCTAGATCTCATTCGGTCTTAACTCCTATGACATCTATTCCAACAATGTGGAAGGATTCTGTTGGTTCTCGAATCCCAGGGTCTTCTATTACTAGAGAGGGTGAAATTGATTCCAGCTTGAGGGGTGGTGCTTGGGAAAATTCATGGCAAACAAGGACGGGAGGATTAATTTGCGACCCAAATAGAAATGGGGATTTCTTCTATCCTGACGAAGTTCGTTTCATGTTTGAGCCTCTTTTTATTCTTGCAGAGTCTGGTTCTTTGGAGCATGGAGTTTCTCCTACAGCTTTTGGTAATTCAACCTCTGAAACTTCAAAGATAGTCTCGGACGAAAGTGGTGGCGGCTTCATGCAGGCTGCAAATTCTGTAGGAACTGATCCTGGCTCAGGTTCTCAGCATGTTGGGTTGGAGCCTGATGGTCTTGATTCTAGTAATCAAAAGATTCCGAGCTTACATTGTTGTTATGGATGGACAGAAGATTGGCGGTGGCTGGTATGCATCTGGACTGATGCTAGGGGGGAATTGCTTGACTGCAACATATTCCCTTTTGGTGGAATTAGCAGTAGACAGGACACAAAAGGTCTACAGTGCCTGTTTGTACAAGTTTTGCAGCAGGGCTGTCAAATACTTCAGGCATGCACTTCATCCGATACTGGTGTTGTCAAGCCCAGAGACTTCGTGATCACACATATAGGAAGTTTCTATGAGCTTGAATACCTTG AGTGGCAGAAAGCTATCTATTCAGTTGGTGGATCTGAGGTGAAGAAATGGCCTCTTCAGTTGCGCAGATCTGTTCCTGATGGCATGCCTGCTAACACAAATGGAGCTTCATTGGATCAGCAAGAGATGAGTTTGATTCAAGAGAGAACATTGCCTTCCTCACCTAGTCCATTGTACAGTTCTCACACAAAGGCTAGCTTTATGAAAGGTGGTTTAGGACAACCCGCCGCAAGAAAGCAGCTTTTGAGTGGACAAACATTAGTTGACAACTCCAGGGGATTGCTTCAGTGGGTGCAGAGCATCAGTTTTGTTTCAGTTTCAGTTGACCATTCTTTACATCTAGTGTTGCAAGCAGATTCACCATCTTCTG GAACTCATAGTGGTACTGGTCCGGGTCAATCAAGCTACATAGAAGGGTTCACTCCTGTCAAATCTCTTGGTTCAACTTCTGCTTCATACATGTTGATCCCATCACCCAGCATGCGGTTCCTACCTCCAACCCCTCTTCAACTGCCAACATGTCTAACTGCAGAATCACCACCgcttgctcatcttcttcatagCAAGGGCTCTGCGATCCCTCTCTCAACCGGTTTCGTGGTTTCAAAGGCTGTACCTTCTATGAGGAAAGACTACAGAAATCACCCAAAAGAGGAATGGCCTTCGGTTCTTTCCGTTAGTCTCATTGATTATTATGGAGGTAATAAGGTCACCCAAGATAAAGTAATAAGAGGAATCGCAAAACAGGCAGGAAGGACTCCGAGCTCCGAATCTAGAGATTCCGAAATTGATAACCATTTGATTTTGGCATCTATTGCAGCAGAGCTTCATGCTCTGTCATGGATGACAGTTAGTCCGGGATTCTTAGATCGCCGGACAGCCCTCCCGTTTCACACCGATATGGTGTTGAGACTCAGAAGATTGCTTCATTTTGCTGAGAAAGAACTCTCTGGGCAGCCTGATAAATCCCAAGTTTAA